The Methylobacterium currus genome contains a region encoding:
- a CDS encoding polyhydroxyalkanoate synthesis regulator DNA-binding domain-containing protein, translating to MAHRGKAVLESRISQNAPISQKKALPILVLRYAIHRFYDTHNRCYISLDQLRERSSRGIALSVVDAESAKDVTATLLA from the coding sequence ATGGCACATAGAGGCAAGGCTGTGCTTGAGTCGCGCATTTCCCAAAATGCCCCTATTTCGCAGAAAAAGGCGCTGCCGATTCTTGTTCTAAGATATGCTATTCATCGGTTCTACGACACGCACAACCGCTGCTACATATCGCTTGACCAGCTTCGCGAGCGATCCTCTAGGGGAATCGCGTTGTCAGTCGTCGATGCCGAGTCCGCTAAAGACGTAACTGCCACTCTGCTCGCTTGA
- the repC gene encoding plasmid replication protein RepC, which produces MSQTLPTTPFGRRPLSLAMMAAQAAAKACPEEAVSHKWRTFRHLTEAKQRLGLGDRALAVLSALLSFHPETALTPGPGLVVFPSNRELSVRAHGPSPTTLRRALSQLVETGLVIRRDSPNGKRYARRGEGGQIEQAFGFDLSPLVARAAEFEALAAEVRAAAKARALLREEISLLRRDIGKIVAFARETGLSGAWDGIEAQLRGAGAMPPRSAGHAVLAETAEGLRALREAVDKCLAESIEFPKTGASESQAGCHHQSSKPESSQNLELGLRGDRTEAVEERASTIVPANRALPLRLVLEACPEMALYARHGIGGWRDFLGAAAVARASLRIAPPAWDAAVAAMGEEQAAVVVAGILQRGPAIAAPGAYLRDLAGKARAGGFSVWPMVMALWRVRQGMTGRESDQTPVPTPLPSSALNSRFKPAARHP; this is translated from the coding sequence ATGTCCCAGACCTTACCGACGACGCCCTTCGGGCGGCGGCCTTTGTCGCTCGCCATGATGGCGGCGCAGGCGGCGGCGAAAGCCTGCCCGGAGGAGGCCGTCAGCCACAAATGGCGCACCTTCCGCCACCTGACCGAGGCCAAGCAGCGGCTCGGACTCGGGGACCGGGCGCTGGCCGTGCTCTCGGCCCTGCTCAGCTTCCATCCCGAGACTGCCCTGACGCCCGGGCCAGGCCTCGTGGTCTTCCCGTCGAACCGGGAATTGTCGGTGCGGGCGCACGGGCCGTCGCCGACGACGCTGCGGCGGGCGCTGTCCCAGCTCGTCGAGACCGGCCTGGTGATCCGGCGCGACAGCCCGAACGGCAAGCGCTACGCCCGGCGCGGCGAGGGCGGGCAGATCGAGCAGGCCTTCGGCTTCGACCTCTCGCCCCTGGTGGCGCGAGCGGCGGAGTTCGAGGCCCTGGCCGCCGAGGTGCGGGCGGCTGCCAAGGCGCGGGCTCTCCTGCGGGAAGAGATCTCGCTCCTGCGCCGGGACATCGGAAAGATCGTCGCCTTCGCCCGCGAAACGGGCCTGAGCGGCGCGTGGGACGGGATCGAGGCGCAGTTGCGGGGCGCCGGCGCAATGCCGCCGCGCTCGGCCGGCCATGCGGTCCTGGCCGAGACCGCCGAGGGGCTGCGGGCCTTGCGTGAAGCGGTGGATAAGTGCCTGGCGGAATCGATCGAATTCCCGAAAACGGGCGCCAGTGAGTCCCAGGCCGGCTGCCACCATCAGAGTTCAAAACCTGAGTCTTCTCAGAATCTTGAACTGGGCTTACGGGGAGACCGGACCGAGGCCGTGGAGGAACGGGCGAGCACCATCGTGCCGGCGAACCGGGCTCTGCCGCTGCGGCTGGTGCTCGAAGCCTGCCCCGAGATGGCACTTTACGCCCGGCACGGGATCGGCGGCTGGCGCGACTTCCTCGGAGCGGCCGCCGTGGCACGGGCGAGCCTCCGGATCGCGCCGCCGGCCTGGGATGCGGCGGTCGCAGCGATGGGGGAGGAGCAGGCGGCGGTCGTGGTCGCGGGCATCCTGCAGCGCGGGCCGGCCATCGCGGCACCGGGCGCCTATCTGCGCGACCTCGCCGGGAAGGCACGGGCTGGGGGGTTCTCGGTCTGGCCGATGGTGATGGCGCTGTGGCGGGTGCGACAGGGAATGACGGGTCGGGAATCGGATCAGACCCCTGTGCCAACACCGCTCCCCAGTTCGGCGCTGAATTCGCGCTTCAAGCCTGCGGCCCGTCATCCATGA
- a CDS encoding alpha/beta fold hydrolase: MTPIASRFADVDGASLHYLDAGAGDVVVLVHGIPQTSHEWRHIMPRLTERYRVIAPDLRGLGDSSRPATGYDKKTLAHDLWQLVHDHLGIERFFVVGHDWGGPVAFSLAAQHREAVRRLAILDVVIPGDGADFSQGGRRWHHAFFRTLDLPEALCAGREDLVVRWLFDNYGYRPTAIPEADQREYLRTYTTFGAFRAMLAFYRALPQDAEDNRAMLDRDGKLTMPVLALGGDKSFGRGLECIDSLRRVAADVRGGVVEACGHWIPEERPDVLSEELLRFFGEASD; the protein is encoded by the coding sequence ATGACCCCGATCGCGAGCCGCTTCGCCGACGTCGACGGCGCGAGCCTGCACTACCTCGATGCCGGTGCAGGCGACGTCGTCGTCCTCGTGCACGGCATCCCGCAGACGTCTCACGAGTGGCGCCACATCATGCCGCGCCTCACCGAGCGCTACCGGGTGATCGCCCCGGACCTGCGCGGGCTCGGCGACTCCTCGCGGCCAGCCACAGGCTACGACAAGAAGACGCTCGCGCACGACCTCTGGCAACTCGTGCACGACCACCTCGGCATCGAGCGCTTCTTCGTGGTCGGGCACGACTGGGGCGGACCGGTGGCCTTCTCGCTCGCCGCCCAGCACCGGGAGGCCGTGCGCCGCCTCGCCATCCTCGACGTGGTCATCCCGGGCGACGGCGCTGATTTCTCGCAGGGCGGCCGACGCTGGCACCATGCCTTCTTCCGCACCCTCGACCTGCCGGAGGCGCTCTGCGCCGGCCGCGAGGACCTCGTGGTGCGCTGGCTGTTCGACAATTACGGGTACAGGCCGACCGCGATCCCGGAGGCCGACCAGCGCGAGTACCTGCGCACCTACACGACCTTCGGGGCTTTCCGGGCGATGCTCGCCTTCTATCGCGCCTTGCCCCAGGATGCGGAGGACAACCGGGCGATGCTCGACCGCGACGGCAAGCTCACGATGCCGGTGCTGGCGCTCGGCGGCGACAAGAGCTTCGGCCGCGGCCTGGAATGCATCGATTCTCTGCGCCGCGTCGCCGCGGACGTGCGCGGTGGCGTCGTGGAGGCGTGCGGGCACTGGATCCCCGAGGAGCGGCCGGATGTCCTGAGCGAGGAACTCCTTCGCTTTTTCGGCGAAGCGAGCGACTGA
- a CDS encoding TRAP transporter substrate-binding protein, giving the protein MSRPTRRTLLASGAACLAAPYVARAAEPDFRLKFGNIVSGDHPLNVAMGRVRDRVARETDGKVIIELFPKNQLGSDADMLSQLRSGALELFAQTGVLMSTLVPVASISGVGFAFPTYDKVWEALDGPLGRHVRGAFEKANLVCMEKSYNHGFRQTTSSTKPIRTPNDFNGFKIRVPPSPLWTSMFKSFGAAPVSIPWAETYSAMQTRIADGLEQPLIGLLVDKMYEVQKYCSLTNHMWDGFWVLANRKAWERIPPNLRDILERNINEEALVQRREVEHMNATLQSKLQTLGLQFFEVENAAFRERLVSSGFYQEWRKRYGDEAWGLLEATTGKLG; this is encoded by the coding sequence ATGTCGCGTCCGACCCGTCGCACCCTCCTCGCCAGCGGGGCCGCCTGCCTCGCCGCTCCGTACGTCGCCCGCGCCGCCGAGCCGGATTTCCGGCTGAAATTCGGCAACATCGTCTCGGGGGACCACCCGCTCAACGTCGCCATGGGCCGCGTGCGCGACCGCGTCGCGCGCGAGACCGACGGCAAGGTGATCATCGAGCTGTTTCCGAAGAACCAGCTCGGTTCGGATGCCGACATGCTGAGCCAGCTGCGCTCGGGCGCCCTCGAGCTCTTCGCCCAGACCGGAGTGCTGATGTCGACGCTGGTGCCGGTCGCCTCGATCAGCGGCGTCGGCTTCGCCTTCCCGACCTACGACAAGGTCTGGGAGGCCCTCGACGGGCCGCTCGGCCGGCACGTCCGGGGCGCCTTCGAGAAGGCCAACCTCGTCTGCATGGAGAAATCCTACAACCACGGCTTCCGGCAGACCACCTCGTCCACGAAGCCGATCCGCACGCCGAACGACTTCAACGGCTTCAAGATCCGGGTACCGCCCTCCCCGCTCTGGACCTCGATGTTCAAGTCCTTCGGGGCGGCGCCGGTCTCCATTCCCTGGGCCGAGACCTACTCGGCGATGCAGACGAGGATCGCGGACGGGCTGGAGCAGCCGTTGATCGGGCTGCTCGTCGACAAGATGTACGAGGTGCAGAAGTACTGCTCGCTCACCAACCACATGTGGGACGGGTTCTGGGTGCTGGCCAACCGCAAGGCTTGGGAGCGCATCCCGCCGAACCTGCGCGATATCCTCGAGCGCAACATCAACGAGGAGGCCCTGGTGCAGCGGCGCGAGGTCGAGCACATGAACGCGACGCTCCAGTCGAAGCTGCAGACGCTGGGCCTGCAGTTCTTCGAGGTCGAGAACGCCGCCTTCCGGGAGCGCCTCGTCTCCTCTGGCTTCTACCAGGAATGGCGCAAGCGCTACGGCGACGAGGCCTGGGGGCTGCTCGAAGCGACGACGGGCAAGCTCGGGTGA
- a CDS encoding methanol/ethanol family PQQ-dependent dehydrogenase: MRFVALAALLLGLGPALAGEDVAGRDLALPTLDYANTRYSGLDRITAGNVDRLTVAWTYSTGVLRGHEGAPLVVGHIMVVHTPFPNTVTALDLDQDGKILWRYAPRQEAGVVAVMCCDTVHRGLAYQDGRIFLQLADTNVVALELATGRVLWSVRNGDPGKGETNTAAVMPVGSKLIVGLSGGEYGARCHVTAYDQATGRRLWRAFATGPDDEMLVDPEATTELGRPIGQNSSLKSWDGEQWRTGGACAWGWFSYDPELNLIYYGTGNPSTWNPAQRPGDNRWAMAIIARDAETGMARWVYQMTPHDQWDFDGVNEMILTEQEIDGRSRRLLTHFDRNGFGYTLDRETGTLLVAEKFDPSVNWAKRIDLDRASPTYGRPVVDERYAPGTAGEDETVTGICPGALGAKNQQPAAYSPRTGLFYVPTNHMCMDYEPFHVTYTPGQPYVGATLTLHPPPGTERTGAFIAWDNRSGQIKWSIPEPFSVWSGALATAGGVVFYGTLEGYLKAVDAETGRELYRFKTPSGIVGNVTTYLHKGRQYVAVLSGIGGWAGIGLAAGLTDPAEGSGAVGGYAALSHYTAAGGQLTVFVLPDR; encoded by the coding sequence ATGAGATTCGTGGCGCTGGCGGCCCTGTTGCTCGGGCTCGGCCCGGCTCTCGCCGGAGAGGATGTGGCCGGTCGGGATCTGGCGCTGCCGACACTCGATTACGCCAATACGCGCTATTCGGGGCTCGACCGGATCACCGCCGGAAATGTCGACCGACTGACAGTGGCCTGGACCTATTCGACCGGGGTGCTGCGCGGGCATGAGGGTGCGCCGCTCGTCGTCGGCCATATCATGGTCGTGCATACGCCGTTCCCCAACACCGTCACCGCCCTCGACCTCGATCAGGACGGCAAGATCCTGTGGCGCTACGCGCCGCGGCAGGAGGCCGGGGTGGTCGCGGTGATGTGCTGCGACACGGTCCATCGCGGCCTCGCCTATCAGGATGGCCGGATCTTCCTGCAGCTCGCCGATACGAACGTGGTCGCGCTCGAGCTTGCGACCGGCCGGGTGCTGTGGTCGGTGCGGAACGGCGATCCGGGCAAGGGAGAGACCAACACCGCGGCGGTGATGCCGGTGGGAAGCAAGCTGATCGTCGGGCTGTCGGGCGGCGAGTACGGGGCGCGCTGCCATGTCACCGCCTACGATCAGGCGACCGGGCGACGCCTGTGGCGCGCCTTCGCCACCGGCCCGGATGACGAGATGCTGGTCGATCCCGAGGCGACGACGGAGCTCGGCCGCCCAATCGGTCAAAATTCCTCGCTGAAGAGCTGGGATGGCGAGCAGTGGAGGACCGGCGGGGCCTGCGCCTGGGGTTGGTTCTCCTACGATCCGGAGCTGAACCTGATCTATTACGGCACCGGCAATCCGTCGACCTGGAACCCGGCCCAGCGCCCGGGCGACAACCGCTGGGCGATGGCGATCATCGCCCGCGACGCCGAGACGGGCATGGCACGCTGGGTCTACCAGATGACGCCCCACGACCAGTGGGACTTTGACGGCGTCAACGAGATGATCCTGACCGAGCAGGAGATCGACGGGCGCAGCCGCCGGCTCCTAACCCATTTCGACCGCAACGGCTTCGGCTACACCCTCGACCGGGAGACCGGCACGTTGCTGGTGGCGGAGAAATTCGATCCGAGCGTGAACTGGGCCAAGCGGATCGACCTCGACCGGGCCTCCCCGACCTATGGCCGCCCGGTGGTGGACGAGCGCTACGCCCCGGGGACGGCCGGAGAGGACGAGACCGTGACGGGCATCTGCCCCGGGGCGCTCGGGGCCAAGAACCAGCAGCCCGCCGCCTACTCGCCGCGCACCGGCCTGTTCTACGTGCCGACCAACCACATGTGCATGGATTACGAGCCGTTCCACGTCACCTACACGCCGGGCCAGCCCTATGTCGGCGCGACGCTGACGCTGCATCCGCCGCCGGGCACGGAGCGCACCGGCGCCTTCATCGCCTGGGACAATCGTTCCGGCCAGATCAAGTGGTCGATTCCCGAGCCGTTCTCGGTCTGGTCGGGGGCGCTCGCGACGGCCGGCGGCGTGGTGTTCTACGGCACCCTCGAAGGATACCTGAAGGCGGTCGATGCCGAGACCGGCCGTGAACTCTACCGCTTCAAGACGCCGTCGGGGATCGTCGGCAACGTCACCACCTACCTGCACAAGGGGCGGCAATACGTGGCGGTGCTGTCCGGCATCGGCGGCTGGGCCGGGATCGGGCTCGCGGCGGGACTCACCGACCCGGCCGAGGGCTCGGGCGCCGTCGGCGGCTATGCGGCACTGTCGCACTACACCGCCGCGGGCGGGCAGCTCACGGTGTTCGTCCTGCCGGACCGCTGA
- a CDS encoding lytic murein transglycosylase gives MRVPIVLLWWLAAPAALAQTPGDPAMAACLPGLVARAREQGVTPSLAEAQLSGLAADPEVLAATGKQAEFERPVWAYLDSAVSEEAVTDGRAKLATEASLPAIEAATGVDRHVLAAIWGIESGYGSVLDDPRKVRPVLRSLATLACAGGPRVATWTEELVAALRILDLGRTTPERLTGSWAGAMGHTQFMPTTTLRHALDFDGDGRADIWTSAPDALASTAQYLRTLGWRPGEGWGGEVSLPAGFDYRLADETTARTLAEWRGFGVTPAGRAIGADTDTARLVLPAGARGPAFLLRPNFQALLGYNTAFSYALAVAHLSDRLRGEPGFVQAWPRGDRPLGAEERREIQAALAAKGQPVGEVDGRIGPRSRAAIRAWQAAAGLVPDGYADAALLDRLRGGH, from the coding sequence ATGCGGGTGCCGATCGTGCTCCTGTGGTGGCTCGCGGCGCCGGCCGCCCTGGCGCAGACGCCGGGCGACCCCGCCATGGCCGCCTGCCTGCCCGGCCTCGTCGCCCGGGCGCGGGAGCAGGGGGTGACGCCGTCCCTGGCGGAGGCGCAGCTCTCCGGCCTCGCCGCCGATCCGGAGGTGCTGGCAGCGACCGGCAAGCAGGCGGAGTTCGAGAGGCCGGTCTGGGCCTATCTCGATTCGGCGGTGAGCGAGGAGGCGGTGACCGACGGCCGGGCGAAGCTCGCCACGGAGGCGAGCCTGCCGGCGATCGAGGCAGCCACCGGGGTCGACCGGCACGTGCTGGCGGCGATCTGGGGCATCGAATCGGGCTATGGCAGCGTCCTCGACGATCCCCGCAAGGTGCGCCCGGTCCTGCGCTCGCTCGCCACTCTGGCCTGCGCCGGAGGCCCGCGGGTCGCGACCTGGACCGAGGAGCTGGTCGCGGCCCTGCGCATCCTCGATCTCGGCCGCACCACGCCGGAGCGCCTGACCGGCTCCTGGGCCGGCGCGATGGGCCACACCCAGTTCATGCCGACGACCACCCTGCGCCACGCCCTCGACTTCGACGGCGACGGGCGGGCCGACATCTGGACATCGGCCCCGGACGCGCTCGCCTCGACGGCGCAGTATCTGCGGACCTTGGGGTGGCGCCCGGGCGAGGGCTGGGGCGGCGAGGTCTCGCTGCCGGCGGGCTTCGACTACCGACTCGCCGACGAGACGACGGCGCGGACGCTCGCGGAATGGCGCGGCTTCGGCGTCACGCCCGCCGGCCGGGCGATCGGGGCCGACACCGACACGGCCCGCCTGGTGCTGCCGGCCGGGGCCCGGGGGCCGGCCTTCCTGCTGCGGCCGAACTTCCAGGCGCTGCTCGGCTACAACACCGCCTTCTCCTACGCGCTGGCGGTGGCGCATCTCTCCGACCGGCTGCGGGGCGAGCCCGGCTTCGTGCAGGCCTGGCCCCGGGGCGACCGGCCGCTCGGCGCCGAGGAACGGCGAGAGATCCAGGCTGCCCTCGCGGCGAAGGGTCAACCGGTCGGCGAGGTCGACGGGCGGATCGGTCCGCGCAGCCGGGCGGCGATCCGGGCCTGGCAAGCGGCTGCCGGGCTGGTTCCGGACGGCTACGCCGATGCCGCGCTGCTCGACCGCCTGCGCGGCGGGCACTGA
- a CDS encoding catalase family protein: protein MQAPIRFDPSLESVQPDEEEVQAEMIRVFEKIQTTTLKDYGHAVRGVHAKSHGLLTGQLTVLPDLPAPLAQGLCAAPGTYDVVLRLSTNPGDILDDSVSTPRGLAVKVIGVPGERLPGAEGDTQDFVMANAPAFTAPDAKTFLRSLKLLAATTDTPQVFKKVFSAALRGIESAIEAVGAKSPTLIGLGGHPETHILGETFYSQAALRWGDYVAKVAVAPVSPALTALTGAPLNVNGKPNGLREAVSAFFSAHEGVWELRAQLLTDRETMPVEDASKPWPEETSPYVPVARIVIAPQESWSDEKVRRLDEGLAFSPWHGIAAHRPLGSVMRARRAVYPRSAGFRARHNGCPIHEPTCQAPTRQEPTRA from the coding sequence ATGCAGGCACCGATCCGCTTCGATCCTTCCCTGGAGAGCGTGCAGCCCGACGAAGAGGAGGTGCAGGCGGAGATGATCCGGGTCTTCGAGAAGATCCAGACGACGACGCTGAAGGATTACGGCCACGCGGTGCGCGGCGTCCACGCCAAGAGCCACGGCCTCCTGACCGGCCAGCTGACGGTGCTGCCGGATCTGCCCGCGCCGCTGGCGCAGGGCCTGTGCGCGGCGCCCGGCACCTACGACGTGGTGCTGCGGCTCTCGACCAATCCGGGCGACATTCTGGACGACAGCGTCTCGACCCCGCGCGGCCTCGCCGTGAAGGTGATCGGCGTGCCCGGCGAGCGGCTGCCGGGGGCGGAGGGCGACACCCAGGATTTCGTGATGGCGAACGCCCCCGCCTTCACGGCGCCCGACGCCAAGACGTTCCTGAGGAGCCTCAAGCTTCTGGCCGCCACCACCGACACGCCGCAGGTGTTCAAGAAGGTCTTCTCCGCCGCGCTCCGCGGCATCGAGAGCGCGATCGAGGCGGTGGGAGCCAAGAGCCCGACGCTGATCGGCCTCGGCGGCCATCCCGAGACGCATATCCTCGGCGAGACCTTCTACAGCCAGGCGGCCCTCCGCTGGGGCGATTACGTCGCCAAGGTCGCGGTGGCCCCGGTCTCGCCGGCCCTCACCGCGCTGACGGGCGCACCGCTCAACGTCAACGGCAAGCCGAACGGCCTGCGCGAGGCGGTGTCGGCGTTCTTCTCCGCTCATGAAGGCGTGTGGGAGTTGCGCGCCCAGCTCCTCACCGACCGCGAGACGATGCCGGTCGAGGACGCCTCGAAGCCCTGGCCGGAGGAGACGAGCCCCTATGTGCCAGTCGCCCGGATCGTGATTGCGCCCCAGGAGAGCTGGAGCGACGAGAAAGTGCGCCGCCTCGACGAAGGCCTCGCCTTCAGCCCGTGGCACGGGATCGCGGCGCACCGGCCCCTCGGCTCGGTGATGCGGGCGCGCCGCGCCGTCTATCCGCGTTCGGCCGGCTTCCGGGCCCGGCACAATGGCTGCCCGATCCACGAGCCCACTTGCCAAGCGCCCACTCGTCAAGAGCCCACCCGCGCCTGA